In Vitis vinifera cultivar Pinot Noir 40024 chromosome 17, ASM3070453v1, one genomic interval encodes:
- the LOC100258202 gene encoding G-type lectin S-receptor-like serine/threonine-protein kinase CES101 has protein sequence MAEITTFLLIFSYLFMAALIPLSIHSQPTHTITSGQNLTDSERMVSANGVFTLGFFSPGKSKHRYLGMWYTKDEAQRVVWVANRLIPITNSSGVLTIGDDGRLKIKQSGGLPIVLNTDQAAKHNATATLLDSGNLVLTHMINDNGAFKRETVWQSFDHPSDTLLPGMKLAVNLKVGSNRSLTSWLSHEVPAPGAFTLGLDPTVDDSCQVVIWRRGIVLWTSGIWEDNSTHFEDWWNTYNVSFACVVVSKYEKYFNYTYADHSHLSRLVMGAWRQVKFNSFSEFAITLCEGRNPILSSGCVEEESKCGRHHRTAFRFKNKYMKRRAEYSDDDPNLGIADCDAKCKENCSCIAYASAHKNGTGCHFWLQNSPPVEGAILGLDAYVSDQELNKGSNCNWISYAIVIILVPTMLYSVICCSYTKSKIAPGNEIFHDDFVHELDTDGSTSENTSKKCAELQRFSFSDITVATKNFSSKNKLGEGGFGPVYKGKLSEGQEIAVKRLSRGSVQGLLEFKNEIALISKLQHTNLVKLLGYCIDREEKMLIYEYMPNKSLDFFIFDPTRKELLDWKKRFSIIEGIAQGLLYLHKYSRLRVIHRDLKTSNILLDNDMNPKISDFGMAKMFRQDQSRANTNRVVGTFGYMSPEYAMNGIFSVKSDVFSFGVILLEIISGRKNTSFYQSQQHINLIGYAWNLWKEGKILELIDSKTCSAFSGDQMHRCIHVALLCIQENAMDRPTMLNVVFMLRNEMTVPLPTPKRPAFSFESCEIGANGTHKLLEDHSSSTLSMSTWN, from the exons ATGGCTGAAATAACAACCTTTCTTCTCATCTTCTCATACTTGTTCATGGCTGCGCTTATCCCTCTTTCAATCCATTCCCAGCCCACACACACAATCACATCAGGCCAAAATCTCACTGATTCGGAGCGCATGGTCTCTGCAAATGGTGTATTCACACTAGGGTTCTTCAGCCCTGGTAAGTCTAAGCACCGTTACTTAGGCATGTGGTACACCAAAGACGAAGCTCAGAGAGTGGTTTGGGTTGCTAATAGGTTAATCCCCATCACCAACTCATCGGGAGTTCTCACTATCGGGGATGATGGGAGACTGAAAATTAAGCAGAGTGGGGGATTGCCCATTGTCTTGAATACAGATCAAGCTGCCAAGCACAATGCCACAGCCACTTTGCTGGATTCCGGAAACCTTGTTCTTACACATATGATCAATGACAATGGAGCTTTCAAAAGGGAGACAGTATGGCAAAGTTTTGATCACCCTTCAGACACGCTCCTCCCGGGAATGAAACTTGCTGTGAACCTTAAGGTTGGAAGTAACCGGTCGCTGACTTCATGGTTAAGCCATGAAGTCCCCGCACCAGGAGCTTTCACTCTAGGCCTGGACCCGACAGTGGATGATTCATGCCAAGTAGTGATATGGAGGCGCGGGATTGTCCTCTGGACGAGTGGCATCTGGGAAGACAATAGTACCCATTTTGAGGATTGGTGGAATACCTATAATGTTAGCTTTGCTTGTGTTGTTGTAAGCAAGTATGAGAAGTATTTCAATTATACATATGCAGATCATAGCCATCTTTCAAGGTTGGTGATGGGTGCATGGAGACAGGTCAAATTTAATAGCTTTTCTGAGTTTGCGATTACTCTATGTGAAGGTAGAAATCCAATTCTAAGTTCTGGGTGTGTGGAGGAGGAATCCAAGTGTGGAAGGCACCATAGAACTGCGTTCAGGTTTAAGAACAAATACATGAAAAGAAGAGCAGAATACAGTGATGATGATCCCAACTTGGGTATCGCTGATTGCGATGCCAAGTGCAAGGAGAATTGCTCTTGTATTGCTTATGCTTCGGCTCACAAAAATGGAACCGGATGTCATTTTTGGCTTCAAAATAGTCCTCCCGTGGAGGGGGCAATTCTTGGGTTGGATGCCTATGTTTCAGATCAGGAACTGAATAAAG GAAGCAATTGCAATTGGATATCGTATGCTATAGTGATCATACTTGTTCCAACAATGCTTTACAGTGTCATCTGTTGCAGTTATACAAAAAGTAAAATAGCCCCAG GGAACGAAATTTTCCATGATGACTTTGTTCATGAGTTAGATACTGATGGATCAACTTCGGAGAACACTAGCAAAAAGTGTGCTGAATTGCAACGTTTCAGTTTTTCCGATATTACAGTTGCGACTAAAAATTTCTCATCTAAAAACAAGCTCGGAGAAGGTGGATTTGGACCCGTTTACAAG GGTAAGTTATCAGAGGGTCAAGAAATTGCAGTCAAAAGACTTTCAAGAGGTTCAGTGCAAGGACTATTAGAGTTCAAGAATGAGATTGCACTAATTTCAAAGCTCCAACATACTAACCTTGTTAAGCTTTTGGGTTATTGCATTGATCGAGAAGAGAAGATGTTAATCTATGAATACATGCCTAACAAAAGCTTGGACTTCTTCATCTTTG ATCCAACAAGAAAAGAATTGCTAGATTGGAAGAAACGTTTTAGCATCATTGAGGGGATTGCTCAAGGATTACTCTATCTTCATAAGTACTCCAGACTAAGGGTGATTCATAGAGACTTAAAAACAAGTAATATTTTATTAGATAACGACATGAACCCtaaaatttcagattttggcATGGCAAAAATGTTTAGACAAGATCAATCGAGGGCAAATACAAATAGGGTCGTGGGCACATT TGGTTATATGTCTCCAGAGTATGCCATGAATGGCATTTTCTCAGTGAAATCTGACGTCTTCAGCTTTGGAGTCATACTTCTAGAGATCATAAGTGGAAGGAAAAACACTAGCTTTTATCAATCTCAGCAACATATCAATCTCATTGGATAT gCATGGAACTTGTGGAAAGAAGGCAAAATTTTGGAGCTGATTGATTCAAAAACATGCAGCGCATTTTCTGGAGACCAAATGCATAGGTGCATTCATGTGGCTCTTCTATGTATACAAGAAAATGCAATGGACCGACCCACTATGTTGAATGTCGTTTTTATGCTTCGAAATGAAATGACAGTACCACTTCCTACTCCAAAAAGACCAGCCTTTTCTTTTGAGAGTTGTGAGATTGGGGCCAATGGGACTCATAAACTATTAGAAGATCATTCATCAAGCACTTTATCCATGTCTACATggaattag